A genomic stretch from Clavelina lepadiformis chromosome 5, kaClaLepa1.1, whole genome shotgun sequence includes:
- the LOC143459824 gene encoding galectin-3-like isoform X2 produces the protein MVNSETRYNKFDGGFEDDERNLSTISRWIKVECGTNKWKLIAVLVSIFATIVTILAIVAFAKLQQAQDDKMIQQSQIMSLKGSCEVEEPQVNCSELFKVKKLYDFYVLSSTCKCEVDNCTFAPPFGNVISTSQFLVPYESMENHTVTIKATPTTNSPWPTVDFKPDSSETIYFHMSFRIERQHIVRNAYYDGSWNAKEELTLNTNYYPFSIGQEFKMKISADREAFHVYVDDKHIFDFNHRYRPISNIKFLDIDDKFDLKEITFN, from the exons GATGGATTAAAGTAGAATGTGGTACAAATAAATGGAAATTGATCGCTGTTCTCGTTTCGATATTTGCCACTATAGTAACAATTTTAGCCATAGTGGCTTTTGCTAAG TTACAGCAAGCTCAAGATGACAAGATGATCCAACAAAGTCAGATAATGAGTCTTAAAGGATCGTGCGAAGTCGAAG AACCTCAAGTAAACTGCTCGGAGCTGTTtaaagtgaaaaagttgtatgatttctatgttttgtCGTCGACTTGCAAATGCGAAGTGGACAACTGTACTTTTGCGCCACCATTTGGCAACGTTATT AGCACTTCACAATTTCTTGTACCTTATGAATCGATGGAAAATCACACGGTGACCATCAAAGCAACGCCAACGACAAACTCGCCATG GCCTACAGTGGATTTCAAACCCGATTCGTCAGAAACTATTTACTTTCATATGTCGTTCCGTATAGAAAGGCAACATATTGTAAGAAATGCTTATTACGATGGTAGTTGGAACGCAAAAGAAGAATTAACGTTAAATACAAACTATTACCCATTTTCAATTGGTCAAGAGTTTAAG ATGAAGATTTCAGCTGACAGGGAAGCATTTCATGTTTACGTCGACGACAAACACATCTTTGACTTCAATCATCGATATCGTCCAATCTCCAATATTAAGTTTCTTGATATTGACGATAAATTTGACCTAAAAGAAATCACTTTTAATTGA
- the LOC143459824 gene encoding galectin-3-like isoform X1: MVNSETRYNKFDGGFEDDERNLSATISRWIKVECGTNKWKLIAVLVSIFATIVTILAIVAFAKLQQAQDDKMIQQSQIMSLKGSCEVEEPQVNCSELFKVKKLYDFYVLSSTCKCEVDNCTFAPPFGNVISTSQFLVPYESMENHTVTIKATPTTNSPWPTVDFKPDSSETIYFHMSFRIERQHIVRNAYYDGSWNAKEELTLNTNYYPFSIGQEFKMKISADREAFHVYVDDKHIFDFNHRYRPISNIKFLDIDDKFDLKEITFN; this comes from the exons GATGGATTAAAGTAGAATGTGGTACAAATAAATGGAAATTGATCGCTGTTCTCGTTTCGATATTTGCCACTATAGTAACAATTTTAGCCATAGTGGCTTTTGCTAAG TTACAGCAAGCTCAAGATGACAAGATGATCCAACAAAGTCAGATAATGAGTCTTAAAGGATCGTGCGAAGTCGAAG AACCTCAAGTAAACTGCTCGGAGCTGTTtaaagtgaaaaagttgtatgatttctatgttttgtCGTCGACTTGCAAATGCGAAGTGGACAACTGTACTTTTGCGCCACCATTTGGCAACGTTATT AGCACTTCACAATTTCTTGTACCTTATGAATCGATGGAAAATCACACGGTGACCATCAAAGCAACGCCAACGACAAACTCGCCATG GCCTACAGTGGATTTCAAACCCGATTCGTCAGAAACTATTTACTTTCATATGTCGTTCCGTATAGAAAGGCAACATATTGTAAGAAATGCTTATTACGATGGTAGTTGGAACGCAAAAGAAGAATTAACGTTAAATACAAACTATTACCCATTTTCAATTGGTCAAGAGTTTAAG ATGAAGATTTCAGCTGACAGGGAAGCATTTCATGTTTACGTCGACGACAAACACATCTTTGACTTCAATCATCGATATCGTCCAATCTCCAATATTAAGTTTCTTGATATTGACGATAAATTTGACCTAAAAGAAATCACTTTTAATTGA